A single genomic interval of Larimichthys crocea isolate SSNF unplaced genomic scaffold, L_crocea_2.0 scaffold196, whole genome shotgun sequence harbors:
- the esd gene encoding S-formylglutathione hydrolase, with translation MALTQVSSNKCAGGFQKVFEHESTELKCKMKFAVYLPPKAETDKCPVMYWLSGLTCTEQNFITKAGSQLPAAEHGIIIVAPDTSPRGCNIEGEDESWDFGTGAGFYVDATEEPWKNNYRMYSYVTEELPKLINANFPTDPDRMSISGHSMGGHGALICALKNPGKYKAVSAFAPICNPVQCPWGQKAFSGYLGSDKSTWEVYDATVLAASYSGPQLDILIDQGRDDQFLSASQLLPDNLIAVCSEKKIPVVFRLQPGYDHSYFFIYSFMNDHIKHHAKFLNA, from the exons ATGGCTCTCACTCAGGTGTCCTCCAACAAGTGTGCAGGTGGCTTCCAGAAAGTGTTCGAACATGAGAG cacGGAGCTCAAGTGTAAGATGAAGTTTGCGGTTTACCTGCCGCCGAAGGCCGAGACGGACAAATGTCCTGTCATGTACTGGCTGTCAG GCCTGACGTGTACGGAGCAGAACTTCATCACTAAAGCTGGAAGTCAGCTTCCTGCTGCAGAACACGGTATCATCATCGTGGCTCCAGACACCAGCCCac GTGGCTGTAACATCGAGGGCGAGGACGAGAGCTGGGACTTTGGCACCGGAGCTGGTTTCTACGTGGACGCCACAGAGGAGCCGTGGAAGAACAACTACCGCATGTACTCGTACGTCACCGAGGAG CTCCCCAAACTGATCAACGCCAACTTCCCCACCGACCCAGACAGGATGTCCATCAGCGGGCACTCCATGGGCGGCCACGGGGCGCTCATCTGTGCCCTGAAGAACCCTGGGAAATACAAG GCTGTCTCTGCGTTCGCTCCCATCTGTAACCCGGTCCAGTGTCCGTGGGGACAGAAAGCGTTCTCGGGATATCTCGGCTCCGATAAGTCCACATGGGAG GTGTACGATGCCACCGTGTTGGCAGCGTCCTACTCCGGTCCTCAGCTCGACATTCTCATCGATCAGGGCCGTGACGACCAGTTCCTGTCAGCCAGCCAGCTGCTGCCCGACAACCTGATCGCTGTCTGCTCCGAGAAGAAGATCCCCGTCGTCTTCAGGCTGCAGCCG GGCTACGACCACAGCTACTTCTTCATCTACTCCTTCATGAATGATCACATCAAGCATCACGCCAAGTTCCTGAACGCCTGA
- the LOC104938874 gene encoding trace amine-associated receptor 1: MTPEGRKTVDPDSEWCGSGFRGFIGAPELNLVTMLVKRQTELKPKPPQSGTLLLYLLLFFISVLTATLNLLVIISISHFSPCRQLHSPTNLLLLSLAVSDFFVGLLVLPIEALMLVTCWVLGDLMCVFYYFLPLTAISASVGSMVLISMDRYVAICDPLHYPSRVTERTVTSAVCLCWICSVIYSVFLSYDHLKQPGRYNSCYGECVVGVDGDVDLAFAFSIPISIIVILYLRVFVVAAAQARAMRSHVTAVKLQLSVTLTKKSELKAARTLGVLVAVFLLCYSPYYCLCLTGGNILIGSPLEASMSFLMYFNSCLNPVIYAFFYPWFRKAIRHIVTLQILQPDSCEANML; the protein is encoded by the exons ATGACTCCGGAGGGGAGGAAAACTGTTGACCCAGACTCAGAATGGTGTGGTAGTGGATTCAGAGGATTCATAGGAGCTCCTGAACTCAACTTGGTGACAATGCTGGTCAAGAGGCAGACCGAACT GAAGCCGAAGCCTCCTCAGTCTGGGACTCTGCTCCTTTACCTCCTGCTGTTCTTCATCTCTGTGCTCACTGCCACTCTCAACCTGCTGGtcatcatctccatctcccACTTCAG CCCTTGCAGGCAGCTCCACTCACCcaccaacctcctcctcctctctctggctgtctcAGACTTCTTTGTGGGCCTCCTGGTACTGCCCATTGAAGCCCTTATGTTGGTGACCTGTTGGGTTCTGGGTGAcctgatgtgtgttttctattattTCCTACCTCTGACCGccatctctgcctctgtggGCAGCATGGTGCTCATATCAATGGACCGTTATGTGGCCATCTGTGATCCTCTGCATTATCCCAGCAGAGTCACTGAAAGAACAGTCacctctgctgtttgtctgtgttggatCTGCTCTGTTATCTACAGCGTTTTTCTTTCATATGATCACCTGAAACAACCGGGCAGGTATAATTCCTGCTATGGAGAGTGTGTAGTTGGCGTTGATGGAGATGTGGATCTTGCGTTCGCCTTCAGTATTCCCATTTCTATCATTGTGATTCTGTATCTGAGAGTGTTTGTGGTGGCGGCCGCTCAGGCTCGTGCCATGCGCTCTCATGTTACAGCCGTTAAACTCCAGCTTTCAGTGACTCTAACAAAGAAATCGGAGCTGAAGGCAGCCAGGACTCTGGGTGTtcttgttgctgtgtttctgctttgttaCTCTCCATATTACTGCCTGTGTCTCACAGGTGGTAATATCTTGATTGGTTCTCCACTCGAGGCCTCTATGAGCTTCCTGATGTACTTTAACTCCTGTCTGAACCCTGTGATCTACGCCTTTTTCTACCCCTGGTTTAGAAAAGCTATCAGACACATTGTCACTCTTCAGATCCTGCAGCCGGACTCGTGTGAGGCCAACATGCTGTAG
- the LOC109143122 gene encoding trace amine-associated receptor 4-like, with product MEEAELCFPQLLNTSCRKPKPPQSGTLLLYLLLFFISVLTATLNLLVIISISHFSCRQLHSPTNLLLLSLAVSDFFVGLLVIPIEVLMAVTCWVLGDLMCALYFFLPVTLISASVGSMVLISMDRYVAICDPLHYPSRVTSKVVIISVCLCWICSVIYSVVLLYHHLKQPGRYNSCYGECLVGVAGDLDLAVAFVIPISIIVILYLRVFVVAAAQARAMRSHVTAVKLQLSVTLTKKSELKAARTLGVLVAVFLLCYSPYYCLSLSGSDILYGSPTEALMSFLMYFNSCLNPVIYELPDVL from the exons ATGGAAGAAGCTGAACTTTGCTTTCCACAGCTCCTCAACACCTCCTGCAGGAAGCCGAAGCCTCCTCAGTCTGGGACTCTGCTCCTTTACCTCCTGCTGTTCTTCATCTCTGTGCTCACTGCCACTCTCAACCTGCTGGtcatcatctccatctcccACTTCAG TTGCAGGCAGCTCCACTCACCcaccaacctcctcctcctctctctggctgtctcAGACTTCTTTGTGGGCCTCCTGGTGATCCCCATTGAAGTCCTCATGGCGGTGACCTGTTGGGTTCTGGGTGACCTGATGTGTGCTCTGTATTTCTTCCTACCTGTAACCctcatctctgcctctgtgGGCAGCATGGTGCTCATATCAATGGACCGTTATGTGGCCATCTGTGATCCTCTGCATTATCCCAGCAGAGTCACTTCTAAAGTTGTCATCAttagtgtttgtctgtgttggatCTGCTCTGTTATCTACAGCGTTGTCCTTTTATATCATCACCTGAAACAACCGGGCAGGTATAATTCCTGCTATGGAGAGTGTCTGGTTGGCGTTGCAGGAGATTTGGACCTCGCTGTGGCCTTTGTTATTCCCATTTCTATCATTGTGATTCTGTATCTGAGAGTGTTTGTGGTGGCGGCCGCTCAGGCTCGTGCCATGCGCTCTCATGTTACAGCCGTTAAACTCCAGCTTTCAGTGACTCTAACAAAGAAATCGGAGCTGAAGGCAGCCAGGACTCTGGGTGTtcttgttgctgtgtttctgctttgttaCTCTCCATATTACTGCCTTTCTCTCTCAGGCTCTGACATCTTGTATGGTTCTCCAACTGAAGCCTTGATGAGCTTCCTGATGTACTTTAACTCCTGTCTGAACCCTGTGATCTACGAGCTTCCTGATGTACTTTAA